In the genome of Vicia villosa cultivar HV-30 ecotype Madison, WI linkage group LG7, Vvil1.0, whole genome shotgun sequence, one region contains:
- the LOC131619945 gene encoding uncharacterized protein LOC131619945 — translation MDEAGFSSGSRIRLARVSSSRQEEVQEDEEEVRHEDEEILDADPPHGEEGEEGYPGGPMDTSLLIYYHDLVARRVLEGEERPTIKSVNHTRNIFYLFKPEAQWFNDVVVSSGLGGLCMTGELTITLHDVQCLLHLPIRGSLLNHSRIQRVEAIEWMVDYLGMDPNMGDYECRETSGAHIRFSRLRELYENHLVAAAESEQESDGLFTKYHRA, via the exons ATGGATGAGGCTGGTTTCTCATCTGGATCGAGGATTCGGTTGGCTCGGGTGTCTTCTTCTCGTCAGGAGGAGGTACAGGAGGATGAGGAGGAAGTGAGACACGAGGATGAGGAGATACTTGATGCTGACCCTCCGCACGGGGAGGAGGGGGAGGaaggctacccgggagggcctatGGACACTTCCTTGTTGATTTACTACCACGACCTAGTCGCTCGACGTGTCttggagggagag gaaaggCCGACGATAAAATCCGTGAACCACACGCGgaatattttttatctatttaaACCAGAGGCccagtggtttaatgatgtggtAGTTAGTTCCGGGCTCGGCGGAttgtgcatgaccgg GGAGTTGAcaatcaccttgcacgatgtccAGTGTCTGCTCCACCTGCCAATTAGAGGGAGCCTGCTGAACCATTCCCGGATACAAAGGGTCGAGGCGATTGAGTGGATGGTAGACTATTTGGGTATGGATCCAAACATGGGTGATTATGAGTGTCGGGAGACAAGTGGGGCCCATATTCGGTTCTCCAGATTGAGAGAGTTGtatgagaaccacttggtggcggcggcGGAGTCCGAGCAGGAGAGTGACGGGCTTTTTACAAAGTATCACCGTGCCTGA